From Aspergillus fumigatus Af293 chromosome 3, whole genome shotgun sequence, a single genomic window includes:
- a CDS encoding C-1-tetrahydrofolate synthase, translating to MTATKIDGTAIAKSIREGLKAEIAKIQESNPRFKPSLVIFQVGNRSDSSTYVRMKLKAAEEANILCKIVNFPESISQPEILQEITKANNDPSVHGILVQLPLPSHLSEHTVTSAVADEKDVDGFGAINIGELAKRGGHPLFVPCTPLAVMDLLKASGVNPAGKEAVVLGRSDIVGSPVSYLLKNADATVTVCHSKTPDIPRIVKNADIVVAAIGKAEFVKGDWLKPGAVVIDVGINYKPDPSKKSGQRLVGDVDFEAAVEVASQITPVPGGVGPMTVAMLLKNVVTSAKAYFEKQRDRHVTPLPLKLVRPVPSDIAISRAQYPKPITQVAAEVGIAPHELEPYGHTKAKISLSVLDRLAHRRNGRYVLVCGITPTPLGEGKSTTTLGLTQALGAHLNRIVFANVRQPSQGPTFGIKGGAAGGGYSQVIPMDEFNLHLTGDIHAITAANNLLAAAIETRMFHEATQKDAALYKRLVPVKKGKREFQPIMFRRLKKLGITKTNPDDLTEEEIRRFARLDIDPQTITWRRVLDVNDRHLRGITVGQAPTERGLSRETGFDISVASECMAILALSNSLEDMRERLGRMVVATSKSGDPVTCDDIGAGGALAALMKDAIKPNLMQSLEGTPVLVHAGPFANISIGASSIIADKLALKLAGTEPDEDHEAKTGFVVTEAGFDFTMGGERFFNIKCRSSGLSPDCVVIVATVRALKVHGGGPEISPGAPLHEIYRTENTEILRKGCVNLKKHIQNAKMYGVPVVVAINRFETDTEAEIAIVREEAIAAGAEDAIPANHWAEGGAGAVDLAKGVLAASSKPKDFKLLYDLEGSIQERIERIGKAMYGAEKVEFSELAQKKVDTYTAQGFSNLPICIAKTQYSLSHDPALKGAPTGFTIPIRDVRLAVGGGYLYALAADIQTIPGLPTAPGYLNVDIDTETGEIDGLF from the exons ATGACGGCCACAAAGATCGATGGCACGGCCATTGCCAAGAGCATTAGAGAGGGATTGAAAGCCGAGATTGCAAAGATTCAGGAGTCCAATCCTCGGTTCAAGCCGAGTTTGGTGATCTTCCAGG TCGGCAATCGATCGGATTCGA GCACATATGTGCGCATGAAATTAAAGGCCGCTGAAGAG GCGAACATTCTCTGCAAGATTGTCAACTTTCCTGAATCGATCTCTCAGCCTGAGATCCTTCAGGAAATCACAAAGGCTAACAACGATCCCTCGGTGCACGGCATCCTCGTCcaacttcctcttcctaGCCACCTGTCCGAACATACAGTCACATCTGCAGTTGCCGACGAAAAGGATGTCGATGGTTTCGGCGCAATAAATATTGGAGAGTTGGCCAAACGAGGTGGCCATCCTCTCTTCGTTCCCTGCACCCCGCTGGCTGTTATGGACCTCCTCAAGGCAAGTGGAGTAAATCCCGCCGGCAAAGAGGCAGTGGTTCTTGGCCGTAGTGACATCGTCGGAAGCCCTGTCAGCTACCTGTTGAAAAATGCAGACGCCACCGTGACTGTCTGCCACTCCAAGACGCCGGACATCCCCCGCATCGTGAAGAACGCCGACATTGTTGTTGCAGCCATTGGGAAGGCAGAGTTCGTCAAGGGCGACTGGCTGAAGCCTGGTGCCGTTGTTATCGATGTTGGCATTAACTACAAGCCTGATCCTTCGAAGAAGTCGGGACAGCGTCTCGTCGGAGATGTCGATTTTGAGGCCGCCGTAGAGGTAGCTTCGCAGATCACTCCAGTTCCTGGAGGTGTTGGTCCCATGACAGTTGCCATGCTGCTAAAGAACGTCGTTACTTCGGCCAAGGCATACTTTGAAAAGCAGCGGGACAGGCATGTTACGCCGCTTCCCCTCAAGCTGGTCCGGCCTGTTCCTTCCGACATTGCCATCTCCCGTGCTCAGTACCCCAAGCCCATTACTCAAGTCGCCGCGGAGGTTGGCATTGCTCCCCACGAGCTGGAGCCGTACGGCCACACCAAGGCTAAGATCAGTTTGAGTGTTCTCGACCGCTTGGCTCACCGCCGTAATGGACGTTATGTCCTGGTGTGCGGTATTACTCCTACGCCTCTTGGAGAGGGCAAGTCCACGACTACACTCGGTCTTACTCAAGCGCTGGGCGCACACCTGAACCGGATCGTGTTTGCCAATGTCCGGCAACCGAGTCAGGGTCCCACATTTGGTATCAAGGGTGGCGCTGCCGGTGGAGGCTACAGCCAGGTCATTCCCATGGACGAGTTCAACCTCCATCTGACCGGTGACATTCACGCGATTACTGCTGCCAACAACCTTCTGGCTGCCGCCATTGAAACTCGCATGTTCCATGAAGCCACCCAGAAGGATGCTGCTCTTTACAAGCGACTGGTCCCTGTCAAAAAGGGCAAGCGCGAATTCCAGCCCATCATGTTCAGAAGACTCAAGAAGCTTGGCATTACTAAAACGAACCCTGACGATCTCACCGAGGAAGAAATCCGCCGTTTTGCGCGCCTTGACATTGATCCGCAGACAATCACCTGGCGCCGTGTGTTGGATGTCAATGATCGCCATCTCCGAGGCATTACCGTCGGACAGGCCCCTACTGAAAGGGGTCTGTCACGCGAGACGGGCTTTGACATCTCCGTGGCCAGTGAATGTATGGCCATCCTTGCGTTGAGCAACAGTCTCGAAGACATGCGCGAGAGATTGGGACGCATGGTTGTTGCCACCTCTAAGAGCGGGGACCCCGTGACTTGTGACGATATCGGCGCTGGAGGAGCCTTGGCCGCCTTGATGAAGGATGCTATCAAGCCCAACCTGATGCAGAGCTTGGAGGGAACTCCAGTGCTGGTCCACGCCGGGCCCTTCGCCAACATCAGTATTGGTGCCAGTTCTATCATCGCTGATAAATTGGCGCTGAAGCTTGCCGGTACTGAACCTGATGAGGATCACGAGGCTAAGACTGGTTTCGTAGTTACTGAGGCCGGTTTCGACTTCACCATGGGAGGTGAGCGTTTCTTTAACATCAAGTGCCGGTCATCTGGTCTCTCCCCAGACTGTGTGGTCATTGTTGCCACCGTCCGGGCTCTGAAGGTTCACGGTGGTGGGCCAGAGATCAGCCCTGGAGCGCCGCTCCACGAGATTTATCGCACTGAAAACACCGAGATTCTCCGCAAGGGCTGTGTGAACCTCAAGAAGCACATCCAGAACGCCAAGATGTACGGAGTGCCGGTGGTTGTAGCCATCAATCGGTTTGAGACGGACACGGAAGCCGAAATTGCTATCGTCCGCGAGGAGGCTATTGCTGCCGGTGCGGAGGATGCTATTCCTGCCAATCACTGGGCCGAGGGAGGTGCCGGAGCCGTTGACCTTGCCAAGGGAGTGTTGGCAGCTAGCTCCAAGCCCAAGGACTTCAAGCTCCTGTATGACTTAGAAGGTAGCATCCAGGAGCGCATTGAGCGCATTGGAAAGGCCATGTACGGTGCGGAGAAGGTTGAGTTCAGCGAGCTGGCGCAGAAGAAGGTCGACACCTACACAGCACAAGGCTTCTCCAATCTTCCGATCTGCATCGCCAAGACCCAGTACTCATTGAGTCATGATCCCGCGCTCAAGGGGGCCCCAACAGGCTTTACAATTCCCATCCGTGATGTTCGGCTAGCTGTTGGAGGTGGATATCT TTACGCACTTGCGGCAGACATCCAGACCATTCCCGGATTGCCGACTGCTCCGGGTTATCTGAACGTTGACATCGACACCGAAACCGGGGAGATTGACGGCCTATTCTAG
- the idp1 gene encoding NADP-dependent isocitrate dehydrogenase — MSSLRLSSAFARRSLHACAPPRSAPLYSSAVRFSSLSSSTSSVSSTSSSSFSTSAAVSRPQRTLASSSLPASSRWSGVTSFRLNQSRTMATEGTKIKVKNPVVELDGDEMTRIIWQEIREKLILPYLDIDLKYYDLGIEYRDQTDDKVTVEAAEAIKKYGVGVKCATITPDEARVEEFKLKKMWLSPNGTIRNILGGTVFREPIVIPRIPRLVPGWNKPIIIGRHAFGDQYRATDIVVPGPGKLELVYTPENGEPQAIKVYDFTGGGVAQTQYNTDDSIRGFAHSSFKMALMKGLPLYMSTKNTILKKYDGRFKDIFQEIYESTYKKEFDAKGIWYEHRLIDDMVAQMIKSEGGFVMALKNYDGDVQSDVVAQGFGSLGLMTSTLTTPDGSAFESEAAHGTVTRHYREHQKGRETSTNPIASIFAWTRGLIQRGKLDETPDVVTFAEELERACIDVVNEEGIMTKDLALACGRKEREAWVTTKEYLAAVERRLKSNLKARL, encoded by the exons ATGAGCTCTCTCCGTCTCAGTTCCGCTTTTGCGCGACGCTCCCTCCACGCCTGTGCCCCTCCTCGATCTGCCCCTCTCTATTCCTCCGCTGTTcgcttttcttccctttcctcttctacttcctctgtctcctcgacttcctcttcttctttctctaCCTCTGCTGCTGTATCTCGTCCTCAGCGTACTcttgcctcttcctcgctccCTGCTTCTTCCCGCTGGTCCGGAGTAACCTCGTTCCGTTTGAACCAATCGCGCACCATGGCTACCGAAGGTACCaagatcaaggtcaagaACCCAGTTGTTGAACTGGATGGCGATGAG ATGACCCGTATCATCTGGCAGGAGATTAGAGAAAAA TTGATCCTTCC TTACCTTGACATTGACCTCAAGTACTACGACTTG GGTATTGAATACCGTGACCAGACCGATGACAAGGTCACCGTTGAGGCTGCTGAGGCCATCAAGAAGTATGGTGTTGGTGTCAAGTGCGCCACCATCACCCCCGATGAAGCCCGTGTCGAGGaattcaagctgaagaaga TGTGGCTGTCTCCCAACGGTACAATCAGAAACATTCT AGGTGGAACGGTCTTCCGTGAACCAATTGTCATTCCCCGTATTCCTCGTCTCGTCCCCGGCTGGAACAAGCCCATCATCATTGGTCGTCACGCCTTCGGTGACCAGTACCGTGCTACCGACATTGTCGTTCCTGGGCCCGGTAAGCTCGAGCTCGTCTACACCCCTGAGAACGGTGAGCCTCAGGCCATCAAGGTCTATGACTTCACCGGCGGCGGTGTTGCCCAGACCCAGTACAACACCGATGATTCCATCCGTGGCTTCGCTCACTCCAGCTTCAAGATGGCCCTGATGAAGGGTCTGCCGCTGTACATGAGCACCAAGAACACCATTCTGAAGAAGTACGATGGCCGCTTCAAGGATATCTTCCAGGAGATCTACGAGTCTACCTACAAGAAGGAGTTTGACGCCAAGGGCATCTGGTACGAGCATCGTCTCATTGACGACATGGTTGCTCAGATGATCAAGAGCGAGGGTGGGTTCGTTATGGCCCTGAAGA ACTACGACGGTGATGTTCAGTCCGATGTCGTTGCTCAGGGTTTCGGCTCCCTTGGCCTAATGACATCCACCCTGACTACCCCTGATGGTAGCGCCTTCGAGTCCGAGGCCGCCCACGGCACTGTCACTCGTCACTACCGTGAGCACCAAAAGGGCCGTGAGACCTCCACCAACCCCATTGCCTCTATCTTCGCCTGGACCCGTGGTCTAATCCAGCGTGGCAAGCTGGACGAGACCCCCGACGTCGTCACCTTCGCCGAAGAGCTCGAGCGCGCCTGCATTGACGTCGTCAACGAGGAGGGCATCATGACCAAGGACCTGGCTCTGGCCTGTGGCCGCAAGGAGCGGGAGGCCTGGGTTACCACCAAGGAGTACTTGGCTGCTGTTGAGCGCAGACTCAAGTCTAACCTTAAGGCCAGACTGTAA
- the pgxC gene encoding putative extracellular exo-polygalacturonase: MLITNPALLGILASLVPLALGAPNQPIQARSRKCVIPSSYASSHGTADDSPAVASAFAQCAENSVIVFQEGVDYNIFHPIKATNLSNVEIRVLGNLHLPQDITAVQNIVKSGQSTWFTFQGPRVDWTGADDIKNGWINSYGQAWWDANPANSSSFPNRPHLMSYKTSQASIKNFRSRKPIAWNVKLQGDDITVSHAIVDATSTGGFPFNTDGFDVEGTNISITDSVMFNGDDAIAVNTPSHNIVFARNTIGYQSHGMSIGSLGKDPTDFANITNLRFEDVTVIDALYAARFKSWSGGRGLVKNVVWKNIRTFNVTFPIFVTQSYSDQSASRSGTIDPFSSVMMEDFTWSDFSGTINTYHPGDGSCVTDPCWYNVGLPNLKHTEAIVLECNTESSCKNFRTEGIRLHPQSKDSPSVICMKATAELNPKLGFECKNGTFVPH; encoded by the coding sequence ATGCTGATTACCAACCCAGCTCTTCTGGGCATTCTTGCCTCTCTTGTCCCGCTGGCTTTGGGAGCTCCCAATCAACCGATACAAGCTCGCTCGAGAAAATGTGTGATTCCTTCGAGCTACGCATCGTCTCACGGAACCGCCGATGATTCCCCTGCCGTTGCCAGCGCCTTTGCCCAATGCGCAGAGAATTCAGTCATTGTCTTTCAGGAAGGTGTTGACTACAACATCTTCCACCCGATCAAAGCGACCAATCTCAGCAATGTCGAGATTAGAGTGCTCGGGAACCTGCATCTTCCCCAGGACATTACCGCCGTACAGAACATCGTCAAATCCGGCCAAAGTACCTGGTTCACGTTCCAAGGCCCCCGCGTCGACTGGACTGGAGCCGACGACATCAAAAATGGCTGGATAAACTCGTACGGCCAGGCCTGGTGGGACGCAAACCCAGCCAACAGCAGCAGTTTCCCGAACCGGCCGCACCTGATGAGCTACAAGACGAGCCAGGCGTCGATCAAGAACTTCCGCTCGCGCAAGCCCATCGCGTGGAATGTCAAGCTACAGGGCGACGACATCACCGTCTCCCACGCCATCGTCGACGCCACATCGACGGGCGGCTTCCCCTTTAACACCGACGGCTTCGACGTCGAGGGGAccaacatcagcatcaccGACAGCGTCATGTTCAACGGTGACGATGCTATCGCTGTCAACACACCCTCGCACAACATCGTCTTCGCCCGCAACACCATCGGCTACCAGTCGCACGGCATGAGCATCGGCTCACTAGGCAAAGACCCCACCGACTTCGCTAACATCACTAACCTGCGCTTCGAGGACGTCACCGTCATCGACGCGTTGTACGCCGCGCGCTTCAAGTCCTGGTCGGGTGGCAGGGGTCTCGTCAAGAACGTCGTCTGGAAGAATATCCGCACCTTCAATGTCACGTTCCCCATCTTCGTCACCCAGAGCTACTCCGACCAGAGCGCCTCGCGGTCGGGCACGATCGACCCTTTCTCGTCCGTCATGATGGAGGACTTCACCTGGTCCGATTTCTCGGGCACCATCAACACCTACCACCCCGGCGATGGGTCGTGCGTTACCGATCCGTGCTGGTACAATGTCGGTCTGCCCAACCTGAAACATACCGAGGCCATCGTGCTCGAGTGCAACACCGAGTCCTCCTGCAAGAACTTCAGGACAGAGGGTATCCGGCTTCACCCGCAGAGTAAGGACTCACCTAGCGTTATTTGCATGAAGGCTACGGCGGAACTTAACCCCAAACTGGGGTTTGAGTGTAAGAACGGTACTTTTGTTCCCCATTGA
- a CDS encoding SRPBCC domain-containing protein, with translation MASTSASPSLSSNSTPNISASDAVLHLNSATRIDAPLQDVWNALIDTSTWPRWNTFVPRVTIREQPDTLDASPDALSPILQKGTKLTFHVHMYPSSTKPQRVNDTQLAVIEFEPPNPSAKNAGRIVWASDPSAKGGFPASLLTAERVHEIVEVEVPGEDGQMRRETEVRNWEAQVGYLVYIVRWMFGDRLKENFEIWVRDLKGYVEGKSSGA, from the coding sequence ATGGCATCTACGTCTGCATCCCCGTCCCTTAGCTCCAACTCGACTCCCAACATCTCCGCATCCGACGCCGTCCTCCACCTCAACAGTGCTACGCGCATTGACGCACCCTTACAAGATGTCTGGAACGCCCTAATCGACACCTCAACCTGGCCAAGATGGAACACCTTTGTTCCGCGCGTCACCATTCGCGAACAACCAGACACCCTCGATGCCTCTCCCGACGCCCTCTCCCCGATCCTTCAAAAGGGAACCAAACTGACCTTTCACGTACACATGTATCCCTCGTCAACTAAACCACAAAGGGTAAACGATACACAGCTTGCAGTCATCGAGTTTGAACCGCCCAATCCCAGCGCCAAGAATGCCGGGCGGATTGTGTGGGCCAGTGACCCCAGTGCCAAGGGCGGATTTCCTGCGTCGCTGCTGACGGCGGAAAGGGTACACGAGATTGTGGAGGTAGAGGTTCCAGGGGAAGATGGGCAGATGAGGCGGGAAACTGAGGTGCGCAATTGGGAGGCCCAGGTTGGGTATCTGGTGTATATTGTGCGATGGATGTTTGGGGATCGATTGAAGGAGAACTTTGAGATTTGGGTACGGGACTTGAAAGGGTACGTTGAGGGGAAGTCATCCGGAGCTTGA